Proteins from a genomic interval of Salinarchaeum sp. Harcht-Bsk1:
- the aroE gene encoding shikimate dehydrogenase: MDVYGLIGNPVGHSLSPPMHEAGYEELEIDARYVTYEPEDAGAAIEAAADLGIAGLNVTIPFKQDVLDHVEPDETAERIGAVNTVDFSSVGSTNGGRPTGHNTDVAGVRRSFAHHDVDLDGTTAVQIGAGGAGRAIAFALADAGASVHVANRTASKAHDLASDVPRAEGHGLEAVPDLLADADVLANATSVGMDDDVSPVDADALHEDLVVFDAVYSPIETRLLADAAAAGADTIDGAWMLLFQGVAAFERWTGEAAPVEAMNAALRSHLE, from the coding sequence ATGGACGTCTACGGACTCATCGGAAACCCCGTCGGCCACTCGCTCTCGCCGCCGATGCACGAGGCCGGCTACGAGGAACTCGAGATCGACGCCCGCTACGTCACCTACGAACCCGAGGACGCCGGCGCGGCCATCGAGGCAGCGGCGGACCTCGGCATCGCCGGCCTGAACGTCACCATTCCGTTCAAGCAGGACGTCCTCGACCACGTGGAGCCAGACGAGACTGCCGAACGCATCGGCGCGGTGAACACGGTCGACTTTTCGAGCGTGGGGTCTACGAACGGCGGTCGCCCGACGGGCCACAACACAGACGTCGCGGGCGTTCGCCGGAGTTTCGCCCACCACGACGTCGATCTCGACGGCACAACCGCCGTCCAGATTGGTGCCGGCGGCGCGGGCCGCGCGATCGCGTTCGCGCTGGCCGACGCGGGTGCGTCCGTCCACGTGGCGAATCGCACCGCCTCGAAGGCCCACGACCTCGCGAGCGACGTGCCCCGTGCGGAGGGTCACGGACTCGAGGCCGTTCCCGACCTGCTCGCCGACGCCGACGTGCTCGCGAACGCCACCAGCGTCGGGATGGACGACGACGTGTCGCCGGTCGACGCCGACGCGCTGCACGAGGACCTGGTCGTCTTCGACGCGGTCTACAGCCCGATCGAAACCCGCCTGTTGGCCGACGCGGCCGCTGCCGGAGCAGACACGATCGACGGCGCGTGGATGCTTCTCTTCCAGGGCGTGGCGGCGTTCGAGCGTTGGACGGGAGAAGCGGCGCCCGTCGAGGCGATGAATGCTGCGCTCCGATCACACCTCGAGTGA
- a CDS encoding nucleotidyltransferase domain-containing protein: MHDHHREATDAVVADVRDREEFLACVLSGSVARGWERPDSDVDFVIVATEEEYDRRRADWDLQYYREDVSDRDGVYADGKIVTHAFLEEVAENGSEPARSAFVDCSVEWTGDPAIAETIAEIPVYPEDERIDRIETFYSQMQAYRWFVDEAAARENPYLRSYAATQLALFGGRLLLANDRTLFPYHKWLTRELREIEATPNGIADRMETLVEEQTPEAAEAFVEPIEEYRDWETPEAGWPVRFMLDREWQWRRGEPGLEEL, from the coding sequence ATGCACGACCACCATCGCGAGGCGACCGACGCGGTCGTCGCCGACGTCCGCGACCGCGAGGAGTTCCTCGCGTGCGTCCTGAGCGGCTCCGTCGCTCGCGGCTGGGAACGACCCGACTCCGACGTCGACTTCGTGATCGTCGCGACCGAGGAGGAGTACGACCGTCGCCGCGCCGACTGGGACCTCCAGTACTACCGCGAGGACGTCAGCGACCGCGACGGCGTCTACGCCGACGGGAAGATCGTGACCCACGCCTTTCTGGAAGAAGTGGCCGAGAACGGGAGCGAACCTGCCCGGTCGGCGTTCGTCGACTGCTCTGTCGAGTGGACCGGCGACCCCGCCATCGCGGAGACGATCGCCGAGATTCCGGTCTACCCCGAGGACGAACGGATCGATCGCATCGAGACCTTCTACAGCCAGATGCAGGCCTACCGCTGGTTCGTCGACGAGGCCGCTGCCCGCGAGAATCCCTACCTCCGGAGCTACGCCGCGACCCAGCTCGCGCTCTTCGGCGGTCGCCTCCTGCTCGCGAACGACCGGACGCTCTTTCCCTACCACAAGTGGCTGACGCGGGAGCTACGGGAAATCGAAGCGACGCCGAACGGCATCGCTGATCGGATGGAGACGCTCGTCGAGGAGCAGACGCCGGAGGCGGCCGAGGCGTTCGTCGAGCCGATCGAGGAGTATCGGGACTGGGAGACGCCCGAGGCCGGGTGGCCCGTGCGATTCATGCTCGATCGGGAGTGGCAGTGGCGGCGCGGGGAGCCGGGGCTGGAGGAGTTGTGA
- a CDS encoding helix-hairpin-helix domain-containing protein, whose product MSIVRKLKSLLGLDEGGSEPERDVTVTVEHDPENEAAVKGADVEESTSGGSHAVAVSGDEDEDEAAAEEETESVADEAETSIEEETGTSVDEEAETGAEEEADTEAAPEDETATAAEDEPDEVEIPDAEEPEAPVDEESDEEEAEATEAAGSSEPVDVLNGIGPAYAERLGDAGVETVGELAAADAAGLAEESDIAEGRIQGWIDQAGEY is encoded by the coding sequence ATGTCTATCGTACGGAAGCTGAAGTCCCTCCTCGGCCTCGACGAGGGCGGGTCCGAGCCCGAACGCGACGTGACCGTGACGGTCGAGCACGACCCCGAGAACGAGGCTGCAGTCAAAGGGGCCGACGTCGAGGAGTCGACTTCGGGTGGCAGTCACGCGGTCGCCGTCTCCGGGGACGAGGACGAGGACGAGGCGGCTGCCGAGGAGGAAACTGAGAGCGTCGCCGACGAGGCCGAAACGAGTATCGAGGAAGAAACCGGGACGAGCGTCGACGAAGAAGCCGAAACGGGTGCTGAGGAGGAGGCGGACACGGAGGCGGCACCTGAGGACGAAACAGCGACGGCAGCGGAGGACGAACCCGACGAGGTCGAGATTCCCGACGCCGAGGAGCCCGAGGCTCCCGTCGACGAGGAATCGGACGAAGAGGAGGCCGAAGCAACCGAGGCGGCCGGCTCCAGCGAACCCGTCGACGTTCTGAACGGCATCGGGCCCGCCTACGCCGAGCGCCTCGGTGACGCTGGCGTCGAGACTGTCGGCGAACTCGCGGCCGCCGACGCAGCCGGCCTCGCCGAGGAATCCGACATCGCCGAGGGCCGGATCCAGGGCTGGATCGACCAGGCTGGCGAGTACTGA
- a CDS encoding metallophosphoesterase, with amino-acid sequence MLVGIISDTHDNVAAVERAVDVFEARDVETVVHCGDVIAPPVVPFFEGLEVHAVLGNNDGELDGLESAFRDLGNGSELHGRFAVVSFDGFEVAMLHGEDLDEVDDLAAGGEYDLVCHGHHHEAEQREVDGTTVLNPGGHFPTIPAEHRSVAILDTDDGSVEFVNVAE; translated from the coding sequence ATGCTCGTCGGTATCATCTCCGACACCCACGACAACGTCGCGGCGGTCGAACGGGCCGTGGACGTCTTCGAGGCGCGCGACGTCGAGACCGTCGTCCACTGCGGCGACGTGATCGCTCCGCCAGTCGTCCCCTTCTTCGAGGGGCTCGAAGTCCACGCCGTCCTCGGGAACAACGACGGCGAACTGGACGGGCTGGAGTCGGCATTTCGCGACCTCGGCAACGGCTCAGAACTGCACGGCCGCTTCGCCGTCGTCTCCTTCGACGGGTTCGAGGTCGCGATGCTCCACGGCGAGGACCTCGACGAGGTCGACGACCTCGCTGCCGGCGGCGAGTACGACCTCGTCTGCCACGGGCACCACCACGAGGCCGAGCAGCGCGAGGTGGACGGCACGACCGTCCTGAACCCCGGCGGCCACTTCCCGACGATTCCCGCGGAGCACCGGAGCGTCGCGATCCTCGACACGGACGACGGCTCCGTCGAATTCGTGAACGTGGCGGAGTGA
- a CDS encoding recombinase family protein: MPTALYVRVSTEEQNLERQLDSTHDYAENDLGQPLSNLDVYRDKSTGTDTARSGYKELMQAVEAGEVDHVVVHEISRLARSLQDLERTVSRVTDNGAAVHFVRDGLSFGDGKERPMHRLQMQMLGAFAEWQARVKQMNTKEGIAARQQEDGYHHGRPPLGFEKDEGQLIEGSNYDRVCAVLDMVQKGELSKRKAAGELNTSRKTITRALDRSELYI, translated from the coding sequence ATGCCTACAGCCCTCTACGTCCGGGTTTCGACAGAAGAGCAGAATCTCGAACGCCAACTTGATAGCACTCACGACTACGCTGAGAATGATCTTGGCCAGCCTCTCTCGAACCTCGACGTATACCGTGACAAGTCCACTGGCACCGATACTGCCCGCTCCGGCTACAAGGAGCTGATGCAGGCCGTAGAAGCTGGTGAGGTTGATCACGTAGTGGTCCACGAGATCTCCCGGTTGGCCCGATCGCTCCAGGACCTCGAGCGGACCGTCTCACGAGTCACAGACAACGGCGCTGCAGTCCATTTCGTTCGGGATGGGCTATCCTTCGGAGACGGCAAGGAACGGCCCATGCACCGCCTACAGATGCAGATGCTTGGAGCCTTCGCGGAGTGGCAGGCCAGGGTCAAGCAGATGAACACCAAGGAGGGGATCGCTGCAAGACAGCAGGAGGACGGGTATCACCATGGCAGGCCTCCGCTCGGGTTCGAGAAAGATGAGGGACAGCTGATCGAGGGATCAAATTACGATCGAGTCTGTGCCGTTCTGGACATGGTGCAGAAGGGAGAACTGTCGAAGCGAAAAGCGGCAGGTGAATTAAATACCTCCCGGAAGACGATAACCCGAGCACTGGACAGATCGGAGTTATACATCTGA
- a CDS encoding anthranilate synthase component I family protein, whose product MTEATVVTDRDAFLSTAADAPTGTRVPVEVSLPVDDPFDAYRRARGGDGDGGAFLETTGGQSGWGYFGVDPIERLTVGPQARSRNAPVDGEGSSGRAPTGDDSPTLAALQALLQAEALRRGDCEIPCPCGAIGWLSYDVVRELEDLPGEAVDDRDLPRFQAAFFDRLAAWECPTTEGETTLRITACPAIGGEGDRTDADAAFDRGQERALDLVDRIEKGDPDVPTVGDAAGDATFESDCTPETYADRVRAVKEYVRAGDTFQANVSQRLSAPAAVHPVAAYDALRSVNPAPYSALLELPAADLVSASPELLLERDGDRIRTEPIAGTRPRSDDPEADAALETELTSDEKERAEHAMLVDLERNDLGKVAAYGTVEVTEYRRVDRYSEVMHLVSLVEGKLREGATLADAIAAVFPGGTITGAPKPRTMEIIDELEGTRRGPYTGSIGIFGFDGRATLNIVIRTLVRHEDRYDLRVGAGIVHDSVPQREYRETLDKGRALVNAVDRALGERASLAVNGEAIDVDALDEGGEQP is encoded by the coding sequence ATGACCGAGGCGACCGTCGTTACCGACAGGGACGCGTTCCTGTCGACGGCCGCCGACGCGCCGACCGGCACGCGGGTCCCCGTCGAAGTTAGCCTGCCGGTCGACGATCCCTTCGATGCCTACCGGCGGGCTCGCGGCGGGGATGGCGATGGCGGGGCCTTCCTCGAGACGACCGGCGGCCAGTCCGGCTGGGGCTACTTCGGCGTCGATCCAATCGAGCGACTGACGGTCGGTCCGCAGGCCCGGTCTCGAAACGCCCCAGTCGACGGTGAAGGGTCCAGCGGACGGGCCCCGACGGGGGACGACTCGCCGACGCTCGCTGCACTCCAGGCGCTACTGCAGGCAGAGGCGCTCCGTCGCGGCGACTGCGAGATCCCGTGCCCCTGTGGCGCGATCGGCTGGCTGTCCTACGACGTCGTCCGAGAGCTAGAGGACCTGCCGGGCGAAGCCGTGGACGACCGGGACCTGCCGCGGTTCCAGGCAGCGTTCTTCGATCGGCTCGCTGCCTGGGAGTGTCCCACGACCGAGGGCGAGACGACGCTCCGGATCACGGCGTGCCCGGCGATTGGCGGCGAGGGAGATCGCACCGACGCGGACGCCGCGTTCGACCGCGGCCAGGAGCGCGCACTCGATCTCGTCGATCGGATCGAAAAGGGCGACCCCGACGTGCCGACCGTCGGGGATGCCGCCGGGGACGCGACGTTCGAGAGCGATTGCACCCCGGAGACCTACGCCGATCGGGTCCGGGCGGTCAAGGAATACGTGCGCGCCGGGGACACCTTCCAGGCGAACGTCTCCCAGCGTCTCTCCGCGCCGGCAGCCGTCCACCCCGTCGCGGCGTACGACGCCCTTCGTTCGGTGAATCCCGCACCGTACTCGGCGCTGCTCGAGCTCCCTGCGGCGGATCTGGTGAGCGCGAGTCCGGAACTCCTCCTCGAACGCGACGGGGATCGAATCCGGACAGAGCCGATCGCCGGCACCCGCCCACGGAGCGACGATCCCGAAGCGGACGCCGCCCTCGAAACCGAACTCACGAGCGACGAGAAGGAACGCGCAGAGCACGCGATGCTCGTCGACCTCGAACGGAACGACCTCGGAAAGGTCGCTGCGTACGGCACCGTCGAGGTCACCGAGTACCGTCGGGTCGATCGCTACTCGGAAGTGATGCACCTCGTCTCGCTCGTCGAAGGGAAACTTCGGGAGGGAGCGACGCTCGCGGACGCCATCGCGGCGGTGTTCCCGGGCGGCACGATCACCGGCGCGCCGAAACCGCGGACGATGGAGATCATCGACGAACTCGAGGGGACCCGACGCGGTCCATACACCGGATCGATCGGCATCTTCGGCTTCGACGGTCGCGCGACGTTGAATATCGTCATCCGGACGCTCGTGCGCCACGAGGATCGCTACGACCTCCGCGTCGGCGCCGGGATCGTCCACGATTCGGTGCCACAGCGAGAGTACCGCGAGACCCTCGACAAGGGCCGGGCGCTCGTGAACGCCGTCGATCGAGCGCTTGGTGAACGGGCCTCGCTCGCGGTGAACGGCGAGGCGATCGACGTCGATGCCCTCGACGAGGGAGGTGAGCAGCCGTGA
- a CDS encoding fumarylacetoacetate hydrolase family protein, which produces MHTVRFRDPAGAVREGTWTDDGVAFAGREYDLDEVDVLAPCDPEKIVCIGRNYVAHADERDEDVPDRPLLFLKPPNTVASHDDIVELPAGKETLEYEAELGVVIGEQCRDVAEAHAEDVIAGYTCGVDLSNRDDQSREQNWVRGKAFDGAAPLGPVLATPDEVPDDARIRLWQNGELRQDSTLDHLVFPIPELIAEISAYLTLEPGDVILTGTPEGVGPLADGDTIEIEVEGVGRLEHEVAIPN; this is translated from the coding sequence ATGCACACGGTTCGATTCCGCGATCCCGCGGGCGCAGTCCGCGAGGGCACCTGGACCGACGACGGCGTCGCGTTCGCCGGCCGCGAGTACGATCTCGACGAGGTCGACGTGCTCGCACCCTGCGACCCCGAGAAGATCGTCTGTATCGGCCGGAACTACGTCGCCCACGCCGACGAGCGCGACGAGGACGTGCCGGATCGCCCGCTGCTCTTCCTCAAGCCGCCGAACACCGTCGCGAGCCACGACGATATCGTCGAACTCCCGGCGGGGAAGGAGACCCTCGAGTACGAGGCCGAACTCGGCGTGGTGATCGGCGAGCAGTGCCGCGATGTCGCGGAGGCCCACGCCGAGGACGTGATCGCGGGGTACACCTGTGGCGTCGACCTCTCGAATCGCGACGACCAGTCCCGCGAGCAGAACTGGGTCCGCGGAAAGGCCTTCGACGGCGCCGCGCCGCTCGGCCCGGTCCTCGCGACGCCCGACGAGGTCCCAGACGACGCGCGGATCCGCCTCTGGCAGAACGGCGAGCTGCGACAGGATTCGACGTTGGACCACCTCGTCTTCCCGATTCCGGAGTTGATAGCGGAGATTTCCGCGTACCTCACCCTCGAACCCGGCGACGTGATCCTGACCGGGACGCCCGAGGGCGTAGGACCGCTGGCCGACGGCGACACGATCGAGATCGAGGTCGAGGGCGTGGGTCGGCTGGAACACGAGGTTGCGATTCCGAACTGA
- a CDS encoding aminodeoxychorismate/anthranilate synthase component II: MLVVDNYDSFAYNLVQYVGELAGEVVVRRNDAIDVADVRTLDPDGVIVSPGPGHPEDAGVSMPLFAETAVPALGVCLGHQALCAANGAIVELAPDVVHGKPSVIEHDGAGLYRQLPNRLRVGRYHSLAVDRSELPAGLAETATTTDDDGSVLMGVRHRERPHFGVQFHPESILTGEVDAEEGASLAVGKQLVAQFCRLAAEWQAGDGTKRTGGSGGDRT, encoded by the coding sequence ATCCTCGTCGTCGACAACTACGACTCCTTTGCGTACAACCTCGTGCAGTACGTCGGCGAACTCGCCGGCGAGGTCGTCGTCCGGCGAAACGACGCGATCGACGTCGCGGACGTTCGGACGCTCGATCCCGACGGGGTGATCGTCTCTCCTGGGCCGGGCCATCCCGAAGACGCCGGCGTCTCGATGCCGCTCTTCGCCGAGACGGCGGTTCCGGCACTCGGCGTCTGTCTCGGCCACCAGGCGCTCTGCGCTGCGAACGGGGCGATCGTCGAGCTTGCGCCGGACGTCGTCCACGGCAAGCCGTCGGTGATCGAGCACGACGGAGCGGGCCTCTACCGGCAACTCCCGAATCGGCTGCGGGTCGGCCGATACCACTCGCTGGCCGTCGATCGGTCGGAGTTGCCAGCGGGCCTGGCCGAGACGGCAACGACGACCGACGACGACGGCTCGGTACTGATGGGCGTCCGCCACCGTGAACGACCCCACTTCGGCGTGCAGTTCCACCCCGAGAGCATCCTCACCGGCGAGGTCGACGCCGAGGAGGGGGCGTCGCTCGCGGTCGGCAAGCAGCTCGTCGCGCAGTTCTGCCGGCTGGCGGCGGAGTGGCAGGCCGGCGACGGCACGAAACGGACCGGCGGGAGCGGTGGTGATCGAACGTGA
- a CDS encoding YbaK/EbsC family protein → MHDTAARYQEQVDEEYDLHVTVEELPEGTHSAADAAEAIGCPLGAIVKSVVLVVEFDDGSTEPIVAYASGEHRVDVDALAEYLGAADARTASPDEVKEYTGWSIGGVPPVGHGIERTLFDESLLEHEEIWGGAGTPEAVAAFDPETVVAATDAEIARIFE, encoded by the coding sequence ATGCACGACACCGCGGCGCGATACCAGGAGCAGGTCGACGAGGAATACGACCTCCACGTCACCGTCGAGGAGCTCCCCGAGGGCACGCACAGCGCTGCAGACGCCGCCGAGGCGATCGGCTGCCCGCTCGGCGCGATCGTCAAGAGCGTCGTCCTGGTCGTCGAGTTCGACGACGGATCGACGGAACCGATCGTCGCGTACGCGAGCGGGGAGCATCGCGTCGACGTCGACGCGCTCGCCGAGTACCTCGGCGCCGCTGACGCTCGCACGGCAAGCCCGGACGAGGTAAAGGAGTACACCGGCTGGTCGATCGGCGGCGTGCCGCCGGTCGGGCACGGGATCGAGCGCACGCTGTTCGACGAGTCGCTGCTCGAGCACGAGGAGATCTGGGGCGGTGCGGGGACGCCGGAGGCCGTCGCGGCGTTCGATCCCGAGACCGTGGTCGCTGCGACTGACGCCGAGATTGCGAGGATCTTCGAATAA
- a CDS encoding cation-transporting P-type ATPase translates to MDWHASPPEECTDELDSSPEGLSEADAAERRERVGPNELTSGEVRGPLRIFLSQFASALIWVLILAAVLSVAIGHVVDAVLIAIILLANGIFGFVQEYRAEQSLEALQDLASPTVTVRRGGAETRIAATEVVPGDVVVLGQGDVVPADCRILEAGSLEVDEAALTGESVPVEKSADPVDADAPLAERSSMCYKGTNVTRGSATAVVVATGMETQVGEIATSLEQAENRQTPLQQDLDRLGKRLGLAVVALSATIVPLLVLGGGRSLVQSALTAVSLAVAAVPEGLPAVVTLTLALGVRKMAGEEALVRTLPAVEALGAIDVVCTDKTGTLTEGEMRVQAAWVFDEAYETVDSGDESVATNGDGAAGTTAEAAGSLAHGGDERLDRLLEIGAVCNDATEEDGDPTERALVAAAERRFDVDELRAERPRRDELPFSSERKLMATIHDDAVFVKGAPTVVLDASTRVLGPDGPEPLDDERRERIRDQIDAFAEDALRVLGFAYRDPPDAAVDAATSDGAEAMADLESDLVFVGLQGLLDPPRPEVADAIADTQRAGIDVKVITGDNPTTARAIASQIGVDSDVVSGTEIESMDEAELRECVQTTDVFARAEPTHKVRILQALQAEGHRVAMTGDGVNDAPALKNADVGIAMGVRGTEVAKQASDVVLLDDNYATIRNAIRRGRTIFDNVWKFVAYLLSANVAEVAVVLIASLFGYLVLPAVQLLWINLLTDGLPALALGVDPGGDVMERQPRERIRGIIDGPMLELIGGAGAIATALMLGLLAVTLDGASSMTDYAMTMVFTGFVVLEFVKLYVVRWARDTPTLSNPYLGLAVGTSLVLQLAILYTPLSTYFGTVALDAGDWALLGVVLLVGTPAMLAVAWHSRRSATAEDADASDEPTPAIGD, encoded by the coding sequence ATGGACTGGCACGCCAGCCCGCCCGAGGAGTGCACCGACGAACTCGATAGCTCCCCGGAGGGCCTCTCCGAAGCGGACGCTGCGGAGCGTCGCGAGCGGGTCGGTCCGAACGAACTCACGTCCGGCGAGGTCCGCGGCCCGCTCCGGATCTTCCTCTCCCAGTTCGCGAGCGCGCTCATCTGGGTGCTGATCCTCGCGGCGGTACTCTCCGTCGCGATCGGGCACGTCGTCGACGCGGTGCTCATCGCCATCATCCTGCTCGCCAACGGTATCTTCGGGTTCGTCCAGGAGTACCGCGCCGAGCAGAGCCTCGAGGCGTTACAGGACCTCGCGTCGCCGACCGTCACCGTCCGCCGCGGCGGAGCGGAGACCCGGATCGCGGCGACGGAGGTCGTGCCCGGTGACGTCGTCGTGCTCGGTCAGGGCGACGTCGTCCCGGCCGACTGCCGAATCCTCGAGGCGGGATCCCTCGAGGTCGACGAGGCAGCGCTCACCGGCGAGAGCGTCCCCGTCGAGAAGTCCGCCGACCCGGTCGATGCCGACGCGCCTCTCGCCGAGCGATCCTCGATGTGCTACAAGGGCACCAACGTGACCCGCGGCTCGGCGACGGCAGTCGTCGTCGCGACGGGAATGGAGACGCAGGTCGGCGAGATCGCGACGTCGCTGGAGCAGGCCGAGAATCGCCAGACCCCGCTCCAGCAGGACCTCGATCGCCTCGGCAAGCGCCTCGGGCTCGCCGTCGTCGCGCTCTCTGCGACGATCGTCCCGCTCCTCGTCCTCGGTGGCGGCCGTTCGCTCGTCCAGTCCGCGCTGACAGCCGTCTCGCTGGCCGTCGCCGCGGTCCCCGAAGGGCTCCCGGCGGTCGTCACCCTGACGCTCGCGCTCGGGGTGCGGAAGATGGCAGGCGAGGAGGCGCTCGTCCGGACGCTCCCGGCAGTCGAGGCGCTCGGTGCGATCGACGTGGTCTGTACCGACAAGACCGGCACGCTGACCGAGGGCGAGATGCGCGTCCAGGCGGCGTGGGTCTTCGACGAGGCGTACGAGACGGTCGATTCCGGCGACGAGTCCGTCGCCACCAACGGTGACGGGGCCGCCGGTACGACCGCCGAGGCCGCCGGCTCGCTCGCACATGGCGGTGACGAGCGACTCGATCGGCTCCTCGAGATCGGGGCGGTTTGCAACGACGCTACCGAGGAGGACGGCGATCCGACCGAGCGCGCCCTCGTGGCCGCGGCCGAACGCCGGTTCGACGTCGACGAACTCCGGGCGGAACGGCCCCGACGCGACGAACTTCCGTTCTCGTCGGAACGGAAGCTGATGGCCACTATTCACGACGACGCGGTCTTCGTCAAAGGCGCGCCCACGGTCGTGCTGGACGCGTCAACGCGGGTGCTAGGCCCCGACGGACCGGAGCCGCTGGACGACGAGCGTCGCGAGCGGATCCGTGACCAGATCGACGCCTTCGCCGAGGATGCCCTCCGCGTGCTCGGCTTCGCGTACCGGGATCCCCCCGACGCAGCCGTCGATGCAGCTACCAGCGACGGGGCTGAAGCGATGGCCGATCTGGAGTCCGACCTCGTGTTCGTCGGACTCCAGGGTCTGCTCGATCCGCCCCGGCCCGAGGTCGCCGACGCGATTGCCGACACCCAGCGCGCCGGCATCGACGTCAAGGTCATCACCGGCGACAATCCCACGACCGCCAGGGCCATCGCGTCCCAGATCGGGGTCGACTCCGACGTCGTCTCCGGCACCGAGATCGAGAGCATGGACGAGGCCGAACTCCGCGAGTGCGTCCAGACGACCGACGTCTTCGCCAGAGCCGAGCCGACCCACAAGGTTCGAATCCTCCAGGCGCTCCAGGCGGAGGGCCACCGCGTCGCGATGACCGGGGACGGCGTCAACGACGCGCCGGCGCTGAAGAACGCCGACGTTGGCATCGCGATGGGCGTCCGCGGCACCGAGGTCGCCAAGCAGGCCAGCGACGTGGTCCTGCTCGACGATAACTACGCGACGATCCGCAACGCGATCCGGCGGGGCCGGACGATCTTCGACAACGTCTGGAAGTTCGTCGCCTACCTGCTCAGCGCGAACGTCGCGGAGGTCGCCGTCGTCCTGATCGCCTCGCTGTTCGGCTACCTCGTCCTCCCGGCGGTCCAGCTCCTCTGGATCAACCTCCTCACCGACGGCCTCCCTGCCCTCGCGCTCGGCGTCGATCCCGGCGGCGACGTGATGGAGCGCCAGCCGCGGGAGCGCATCCGTGGCATCATCGACGGCCCGATGCTCGAACTCATCGGCGGCGCCGGCGCGATCGCGACGGCGCTCATGCTCGGACTGCTGGCTGTCACGCTCGACGGCGCGAGTTCGATGACCGACTACGCGATGACGATGGTGTTCACCGGGTTCGTCGTCCTCGAGTTCGTGAAGCTCTACGTCGTTCGCTGGGCGCGGGACACGCCGACGCTCTCGAATCCGTACCTCGGGCTCGCAGTGGGGACCTCGCTCGTGCTCCAGCTCGCGATCCTCTACACGCCACTCAGCACCTACTTCGGCACTGTCGCGCTCGACGCTGGCGACTGGGCGTTGCTCGGAGTCGTACTCCTCGTCGGGACGCCCGCAATGCTCGCGGTCGCCTGGCACAGCCGGCGGTCGGCGACGGCCGAGGACGCCGACGCTTCGGACGAGCCTACCCCGGCAATAGGAGATTGA
- a CDS encoding site-specific integrase, whose amino-acid sequence MLPDDVPLVTGPAEERLSDRQLVDYRNHREDFLTWLYAFGKDPESAVGYSADTVLRTAYRVDQFYRWVWDQRGYTSSPSSEDADAYVRDLAMGEESNTHKSNTLSALKRLFKWREYERGGDSWEPEFTFSRNSPASQPRDYLTREERNQLREAALEYGSIPAYNDLSPDARTRWKRYLAQRFEKPMEEVVPADWSRANGWKIPSLVWVSLDCGLRPIEVERATTSWVDTENGVLRIPKEESSKNRDNWTVGLTDRTSDSLRRWLSERQNYSEYHGREALWLTREGNPYRSQSLRYVLQRICEEGDIATSDRSLSWYSLRHSVGTYMTREEGLAAAQVQLRHKSETTTMKYDQAPVEDRKDALERMG is encoded by the coding sequence ATGCTTCCTGATGACGTTCCGCTGGTGACTGGACCGGCTGAAGAGCGTCTGAGCGACCGCCAGCTGGTGGATTATCGAAATCATCGCGAGGATTTTCTCACTTGGCTCTACGCTTTCGGGAAGGATCCCGAGAGCGCAGTGGGCTACAGTGCAGACACGGTACTACGAACGGCATATCGAGTTGATCAGTTCTACCGGTGGGTCTGGGACCAGCGTGGCTACACGAGTAGCCCATCATCCGAGGATGCAGATGCCTACGTCCGAGATCTCGCAATGGGTGAGGAGTCGAACACCCACAAGTCCAACACGCTATCTGCTCTCAAACGGCTGTTCAAGTGGCGAGAGTACGAGCGGGGAGGAGATTCGTGGGAGCCCGAGTTCACGTTTTCACGCAACTCTCCGGCATCCCAACCTCGAGACTACCTCACCCGAGAGGAGCGGAACCAACTCCGAGAAGCTGCTCTGGAATACGGTTCGATCCCCGCCTATAACGATCTCTCGCCGGATGCACGTACCCGTTGGAAGCGATATCTCGCCCAACGCTTCGAGAAGCCCATGGAAGAGGTCGTTCCGGCAGACTGGAGCCGAGCAAACGGATGGAAAATTCCGTCTCTCGTCTGGGTCTCACTCGACTGCGGACTCCGACCTATCGAGGTCGAGCGCGCAACAACCAGCTGGGTAGATACCGAGAATGGTGTACTGCGAATACCGAAGGAGGAATCCAGTAAGAACCGAGATAACTGGACAGTCGGACTAACGGATCGAACCTCCGACTCCCTCCGACGGTGGCTGTCGGAGCGGCAGAATTATTCGGAATATCATGGCAGAGAGGCACTGTGGCTGACCCGCGAAGGAAATCCGTATCGATCTCAGTCACTACGATACGTCCTTCAGCGGATCTGCGAGGAGGGGGACATTGCTACGTCTGATCGCAGCTTGTCATGGTACTCGCTTCGCCACTCTGTGGGGACGTATATGACCAGAGAGGAGGGCTTAGCAGCCGCTCAGGTTCAACTCCGGCACAAGTCCGAGACAACCACCATGAAATACGATCAAGCTCCGGTAGAGGATCGGAAAGACGCCCTAGAGCGGATGGGGTAG